The Vibrio gallaecicus genome contains a region encoding:
- the zwf gene encoding glucose-6-phosphate dehydrogenase produces the protein MVIPENSSIVIFGASGDLTYRKLIPALYHLYANNQMPKSFAILGVSRTDYSDESYRAKLKQSLQDMEKTEPEILNAFIDHLHYQAINTSDVEDYARLATRLDQIEKDYQFENHNTLFYLATPPSLYGVIPASLAAHGLNDESNGWRRLIIEKPFGYDLASAQALDEEIHHHFQEHQIYRIDHYLGKETVQNLLVLRFSNAMFEPLWNRNFIDYVEITGAEFLGVEERGGYYDGSGAVRDMFQNHLLQVLAMVGMEPPAQINADSIRDEVVKVLQCLKPLEEDDLRKDLVLGQYTASDVRGQHLLGYREENGVADDSRTETYIGLKAYINNWRWNGVPFYVRTGKRLPTRVTEIVIHFKNTPHPVFGQDAPENKLIIRIQPDEGIQMSFGLKEPGAGFKAKEVKMNFSYSDLPETQMLTAYERLLLDALNGDATLFARTDAVEACWKYVQPILDFKQDPQALFGYACGTWGPQEADDLLQRDGRAWRFPCKNLTDTDYCEL, from the coding sequence ATGGTAATACCTGAAAACAGCAGCATCGTAATTTTCGGTGCATCGGGAGATTTGACCTACCGAAAGCTGATCCCTGCTTTATATCACCTATACGCGAACAATCAGATGCCAAAATCTTTCGCGATTTTAGGTGTTAGTCGTACCGATTACAGTGACGAATCTTACCGCGCAAAATTAAAGCAATCACTTCAGGATATGGAAAAAACAGAGCCTGAGATTCTGAATGCTTTTATTGATCACCTGCATTATCAGGCGATCAATACTTCTGACGTTGAAGATTACGCACGTCTAGCAACCCGTTTGGATCAAATTGAGAAAGATTACCAATTTGAAAATCACAACACGTTGTTTTACTTAGCTACGCCACCAAGTCTATACGGTGTGATCCCAGCAAGCCTTGCTGCACATGGTTTGAACGATGAATCAAATGGTTGGCGACGTCTTATCATAGAAAAGCCGTTTGGCTACGACTTGGCTTCAGCTCAAGCGTTAGATGAAGAAATCCATCATCACTTCCAAGAACACCAAATTTATCGTATCGACCACTACCTAGGAAAAGAGACAGTACAAAACCTTCTTGTATTGCGCTTCTCGAACGCGATGTTCGAACCTTTGTGGAACCGTAACTTTATTGATTACGTTGAAATCACAGGTGCTGAATTCCTTGGTGTTGAAGAACGTGGCGGTTACTACGACGGTTCTGGTGCTGTGCGAGATATGTTCCAAAACCACCTGCTACAAGTTCTAGCAATGGTTGGTATGGAGCCGCCTGCACAGATTAATGCGGATTCAATCCGTGACGAAGTGGTTAAAGTACTTCAGTGCCTTAAACCTCTTGAAGAAGATGATCTACGTAAAGACCTAGTATTAGGTCAGTACACTGCATCAGATGTGCGTGGCCAACATTTACTTGGTTACCGTGAAGAAAACGGCGTGGCTGATGACTCACGTACTGAAACTTATATTGGTCTGAAAGCGTACATCAACAACTGGCGTTGGAATGGTGTACCTTTCTACGTGCGTACTGGTAAGCGTTTACCGACTCGTGTGACTGAAATTGTGATTCACTTTAAGAACACACCACACCCAGTATTCGGTCAAGATGCACCTGAAAATAAGCTGATTATCCGCATTCAACCGGATGAAGGTATTCAAATGAGTTTTGGTTTGAAAGAACCTGGTGCTGGTTTCAAAGCAAAAGAAGTGAAAATGAACTTCTCTTACTCTGACTTGCCAGAAACTCAAATGCTAACGGCTTATGAGCGTCTTCTTCTTGATGCATTAAACGGTGATGCAACTCTGTTTGCACGTACTGATGCAGTAGAAGCATGTTGGAAATACGTCCAACCGATTTTAGATTTCAAACAAGACCCTCAAGCGCTCTTTGGTTATGCTTGTGGTACTTGGGGCCCTCAAGAAGCCGATGACCTTCTACAAAGAGATGGTCGTGCATGGCGTTTCCCATGCAAAAACTTAACAGACACGGATTACTGCGAATTATGA
- the gnd gene encoding decarboxylating NADP(+)-dependent phosphogluconate dehydrogenase, with protein sequence MKGDIGVIGLAVMGQNLILNMNDHGFKVVAHNRTAAKVDEFLEGPAKGTNIVGAYSLEELVEKLEAPRKVMLMVRAGDVVDTFIDKLVPLLDKGDIIIDGGNTNFPDTNRRVAALREKGIHFIGTGVSGGEEGARFGPSIMPGGSPEAWEAVKPIFQGISAKTDAGEPCCDWVGNDGAGHFVKMVHNGIEYGDMQLITEAYQFMKDGLGMNHDEMQAVFADWNKTELDSYLVEITADILGYKDEDGEALVEKILDTAGQKGTGKWTGINALDMGIPLTLITESVFSRCLSALKDQRVEAEKLFGKTVAPVEGDKQEWVDAIRQALLASKIISYAQGFMLMREASNENGWDLNYGNVALMWRGGCIIRSAFLGNIRDAYEANPEIAFLGSDAYFKGILDNCMGAWRKVAAKSMESGIPMPCMTSALTFLDGYTTARLPANLLQAQRDYFGAHTYERTDRPRGEFFHTNWTGTGGDTASTTYDV encoded by the coding sequence ATGAAAGGTGATATCGGTGTAATTGGCCTAGCAGTAATGGGTCAGAACCTTATCCTAAACATGAACGACCACGGCTTCAAAGTTGTGGCTCACAACCGTACTGCTGCAAAAGTAGACGAGTTCCTAGAAGGTCCAGCTAAAGGTACTAACATTGTTGGTGCTTACTCTCTAGAAGAGCTAGTTGAAAAGCTAGAAGCGCCTCGTAAAGTAATGCTAATGGTACGTGCTGGTGACGTTGTAGATACGTTCATTGACAAGCTTGTTCCACTTCTAGACAAAGGTGACATCATCATTGATGGTGGTAACACTAACTTCCCAGATACTAACCGCCGTGTTGCTGCTCTTCGTGAGAAAGGTATTCACTTCATCGGTACTGGTGTTTCTGGTGGTGAAGAAGGCGCTCGTTTTGGTCCTTCTATCATGCCAGGCGGTTCTCCTGAAGCTTGGGAAGCGGTTAAGCCTATCTTCCAAGGCATCTCTGCGAAAACTGACGCTGGTGAGCCTTGTTGTGATTGGGTTGGTAACGATGGTGCTGGTCACTTTGTTAAGATGGTTCACAATGGCATCGAATACGGTGACATGCAGCTTATCACTGAAGCATACCAATTCATGAAAGATGGTCTAGGTATGAACCACGACGAAATGCAGGCTGTATTTGCTGATTGGAACAAAACTGAGCTAGACAGCTACCTAGTAGAAATCACTGCTGACATCCTTGGCTACAAAGATGAAGACGGTGAAGCATTAGTTGAGAAGATCCTAGACACTGCTGGTCAAAAAGGTACGGGTAAATGGACAGGTATCAATGCGCTAGATATGGGTATCCCACTAACGCTAATCACTGAATCTGTATTCTCTCGTTGCCTGTCTGCACTTAAAGACCAACGTGTTGAAGCTGAGAAACTGTTCGGCAAAACTGTTGCTCCAGTTGAAGGCGACAAGCAAGAGTGGGTTGATGCAATCCGTCAAGCTCTACTTGCTTCTAAGATCATCTCTTACGCTCAAGGTTTCATGCTAATGCGTGAAGCGTCGAACGAAAACGGCTGGGATCTAAACTACGGTAACGTTGCACTTATGTGGCGTGGCGGTTGTATCATCCGTTCTGCATTCCTAGGCAACATTCGTGATGCTTACGAAGCGAACCCAGAGATCGCTTTCCTAGGTTCAGATGCATACTTTAAAGGCATCCTAGACAACTGCATGGGCGCTTGGCGTAAAGTTGCAGCTAAGTCTATGGAATCTGGTATCCCAATGCCATGTATGACTTCTGCACTAACGTTCCTAGACGGCTACACTACAGCTCGTCTTCCTGCGAACCTTCTACAAGCTCAACGTGATTACTTTGGTGCTCACACTTACGAGCGTACTGACCGTCCACGTGGTGAATTCTTCCACACAAACTGGACTGGTACAGGCGGTGATACTGCTTCTACAACTTACGACGTATAA
- a CDS encoding efflux RND transporter periplasmic adaptor subunit, whose translation MKKLAVFSAMVALSFPSSHALAVDLIGHATAQQFQNVVAQVSGVVENKPYQLGEAIQKGQSLIVLEDNDFVLEVSRQKANLELVKADLKIKNSIYNRYKELKAKKSLSQHELDISFADLQAAKANVKLAEIDLEQAVDNLEHTQINSDIDGYIVKRNVEQGSWVEKGNLLYSVADVENIIIRLLASEHDLTELSVGQELTVWSDVNPKIKVKSKIKRIGINLDPTLLAYPIDIEIPNSNSLIKPGMSLHASTVN comes from the coding sequence ATGAAAAAATTAGCAGTGTTCTCGGCTATGGTAGCTCTCTCATTCCCAAGTAGTCACGCATTGGCAGTCGACCTAATTGGTCATGCAACCGCTCAACAGTTTCAAAATGTGGTCGCTCAGGTGAGTGGTGTTGTTGAAAACAAGCCATATCAACTTGGTGAAGCTATACAGAAAGGTCAATCTCTTATTGTTCTTGAAGACAATGATTTTGTTCTAGAGGTGAGTCGCCAAAAAGCGAACCTAGAATTGGTCAAAGCCGATCTCAAAATCAAGAATAGTATCTATAACCGTTATAAAGAACTAAAAGCGAAGAAAAGTTTGTCGCAGCACGAACTAGATATCTCTTTCGCTGACCTACAAGCTGCGAAAGCTAATGTGAAATTGGCAGAAATCGATCTAGAGCAAGCGGTAGACAACCTTGAACATACTCAAATCAACTCTGATATTGATGGTTACATAGTAAAACGTAATGTAGAGCAAGGCTCATGGGTGGAAAAAGGGAACCTGCTTTACAGCGTGGCTGATGTAGAAAATATTATCATTCGTCTGCTTGCCAGTGAGCATGATCTTACTGAATTGTCTGTTGGGCAAGAACTTACCGTTTGGAGCGATGTTAATCCAAAAATTAAGGTGAAATCTAAGATTAAGCGTATTGGTATAAACTTAGACCCTACATTATTAGCTTACCCAATCGACATTGAGATCCCTAATAGTAATAGCCTTATCAAACCAGGCATGTCTCTTCACGCAAGCACTGTGAATTAA
- a CDS encoding response regulator translates to MNTLTRVMIIEDDIAIAELHHRYLSQMDGFEVIGIATTQAEAEIQLDILNPDLVLLDVYLPDGSGLDILTKVRGSNQGCDVILITAARDVETLQHAMRGGVVDYLLKPVMFPRLEAALKKYSSQRENIDNASDLDQGLVDKMLQASTHSDNSQPKRLPKGIDGVTLDKIRILFTDGEFKITADEAGEKIGASRTTARRYLEYLITAGELEADLNYGTVGRPERCYMKLIR, encoded by the coding sequence ATGAACACGTTAACTAGAGTGATGATCATTGAAGATGATATTGCTATTGCAGAGCTACATCACCGATATTTGTCTCAAATGGACGGGTTTGAAGTTATTGGTATTGCAACGACACAAGCTGAAGCCGAGATTCAACTTGATATACTTAACCCAGATTTAGTCTTGTTGGATGTGTATCTACCTGATGGTTCTGGCTTAGATATATTGACTAAGGTTCGAGGCTCAAACCAAGGTTGCGATGTTATTTTGATCACGGCTGCACGTGATGTTGAAACCCTACAACATGCGATGAGAGGTGGGGTGGTGGATTATTTGCTCAAGCCGGTAATGTTTCCTCGTCTTGAAGCTGCTTTGAAGAAATACTCATCACAAAGGGAGAACATTGATAATGCTTCAGACCTTGATCAAGGTTTAGTTGATAAAATGCTCCAAGCCTCTACACACTCCGACAATTCGCAACCTAAGCGTTTACCCAAAGGAATTGATGGTGTGACCCTTGATAAGATTCGAATACTTTTCACCGATGGCGAATTCAAGATCACGGCTGATGAAGCCGGGGAAAAAATAGGGGCAAGCCGAACTACAGCTCGACGTTACCTTGAGTATTTAATTACTGCCGGTGAATTAGAGGCCGATTTAAACTACGGAACAGTAGGGCGTCCGGAACGCTGCTACATGAAGTTAATCCGATAG
- the pgl gene encoding 6-phosphogluconolactonase — MINHKIFETPELVVENLANEMKAYSEQGKPVHISLSGGSTPKMLFKLLAQAPYADGIQWNNLHFWWGDERCVAPDDAESNFGEANALLFSNVNLPAENIHRIRGEDEPKVEAERFAKEMADVIPTENGTPVFDWILLGVGADGHTASLFPGVTDYQDENLSVLASHPESGQIRVSKTAKVLEAAKRISYLVLGAGKVEIVKEIHTTPASELPYPAAKIQSKTGETEWFLDSNAASAIA, encoded by the coding sequence ATGATCAATCACAAGATCTTTGAAACGCCTGAATTGGTTGTTGAAAACTTAGCAAATGAAATGAAAGCGTATAGCGAGCAGGGCAAACCTGTTCATATTTCGCTTTCTGGTGGCAGTACGCCCAAAATGCTTTTCAAGCTTTTAGCTCAAGCACCATACGCTGATGGTATTCAGTGGAATAACCTTCACTTCTGGTGGGGCGACGAGCGTTGTGTTGCACCCGATGACGCTGAAAGCAACTTCGGTGAAGCGAATGCGCTACTTTTCTCGAATGTGAACCTTCCGGCAGAGAACATCCACCGCATTCGTGGTGAAGATGAACCCAAAGTAGAAGCTGAGCGTTTCGCAAAAGAAATGGCAGATGTTATCCCAACTGAAAACGGTACGCCGGTATTCGATTGGATCCTGCTAGGTGTTGGCGCAGATGGTCACACAGCCTCACTATTCCCGGGCGTAACTGACTACCAAGATGAGAACCTATCTGTATTAGCTTCTCACCCTGAGTCGGGTCAGATCCGTGTTTCTAAAACAGCTAAAGTTTTAGAAGCCGCGAAACGAATCAGCTACCTAGTGCTTGGCGCAGGTAAAGTTGAGATCGTTAAAGAAATTCATACAACTCCTGCTTCTGAGTTGCCTTACCCGGCAGCAAAAATTCAGTCTAAGACTGGCGAAACAGAGTGGTTCCTAGATTCAAATGCAGCAAGTGCTATCGCGTAA
- a CDS encoding ATP-binding protein, whose protein sequence is MQWRNISFRKRLLIIMTLTGLVELLILSGAGFAYIKDSQEQEMGLKALGVAEFLSNSNTVINFIEENKNSSLEFELSQNHLAEDEVQQRFRNLTHLIGAAFIVIGNEQGIRLVHPIDQRLGKPMRGGDNQKALVLGESYVSIAQGSLGISVRGKAAVKDESGKIIGVVSVGYLLDSLQDRIEPYLAFLILMALLVVGVNAVISNYASRRFQKAILGFEPEEIGRLYVELDVTMSTLKEGIISIDAQGVLRSINKSACQILSIDREMALNQRLADVLPGSDLEDLLISGESDHDIELYLNNKRLIANRSPIIVNGTVVGAVSSFRLRDEINELTEQLSQTLEYADLLRSQTHEHRNKLNTISGLVQMGDLESVQQLIGQETAHYQVLIEFLRETVKDPLIAGMLLGKTERAREIGLELKVEEGSRLEALPKWLNSDDVVTILGNLIDNAFDATMTAIKNEKHIAYSRRIVEVSISDFGNEMILEVDDKGCGLPLEFSEKSLTDKGVSSKAKSNRGVGLYLIKQLADRYHGQLEMISNKEHGTRMTVYLPKEDIFAQEGINSIEYPFQKGKQK, encoded by the coding sequence ATGCAGTGGCGAAATATTAGTTTTCGAAAGCGATTACTGATCATAATGACTTTGACCGGGTTAGTTGAACTTTTGATCTTATCTGGTGCTGGTTTTGCCTACATAAAAGATTCTCAAGAGCAAGAAATGGGCTTGAAAGCTTTAGGGGTGGCAGAGTTCTTATCAAATTCAAATACCGTCATCAATTTTATTGAAGAGAATAAAAATTCAAGCCTAGAGTTCGAGCTTAGTCAAAATCACCTTGCAGAAGATGAAGTTCAGCAGCGTTTTAGAAACTTAACTCATTTAATTGGCGCTGCATTTATCGTAATCGGCAATGAACAAGGTATTCGCTTAGTTCATCCCATCGATCAACGCCTTGGTAAGCCAATGCGAGGTGGTGATAACCAGAAGGCATTAGTGTTAGGTGAGTCTTACGTCTCAATCGCACAGGGCTCTTTAGGCATATCAGTTCGTGGTAAAGCGGCTGTCAAAGATGAGAGCGGAAAAATCATCGGCGTAGTTTCAGTCGGTTATTTACTGGATTCATTGCAAGACAGAATTGAGCCTTACCTGGCTTTTTTGATTTTAATGGCATTGCTGGTGGTCGGAGTGAATGCGGTTATTTCAAATTATGCTTCCCGCCGTTTCCAAAAAGCTATTTTAGGGTTTGAACCCGAGGAAATTGGCCGCTTATATGTAGAGCTTGATGTCACGATGAGTACTCTAAAAGAGGGGATTATAAGTATTGATGCTCAGGGTGTTCTTCGTTCAATTAATAAAAGTGCGTGCCAAATTTTAAGCATCGATCGTGAAATGGCATTAAACCAACGGTTAGCCGATGTATTACCAGGAAGTGACCTTGAAGATTTGTTAATTAGTGGTGAATCTGACCATGATATCGAGCTGTATCTTAATAATAAGCGTTTGATTGCCAACCGAAGCCCAATAATTGTTAATGGCACTGTTGTTGGGGCTGTATCGAGTTTTCGATTGCGTGATGAAATAAACGAACTGACCGAACAGCTATCTCAAACCCTCGAATATGCCGATTTACTGCGCTCTCAAACTCACGAACACAGGAATAAACTCAATACAATCAGCGGTCTTGTGCAAATGGGCGATTTAGAATCTGTTCAGCAGTTAATCGGTCAAGAAACCGCTCACTATCAAGTTTTAATCGAATTTTTACGAGAGACGGTCAAAGACCCTTTAATCGCAGGGATGTTGCTAGGGAAAACAGAACGTGCAAGAGAAATTGGTTTAGAGCTAAAAGTTGAAGAAGGCTCGCGATTAGAAGCTTTACCAAAATGGCTAAACTCGGATGATGTTGTGACCATTTTAGGTAACCTAATTGATAATGCTTTTGATGCAACGATGACCGCAATTAAAAATGAAAAACATATCGCGTATTCAAGACGAATCGTAGAAGTGTCTATTAGTGATTTTGGTAATGAAATGATTTTAGAGGTTGATGACAAAGGATGTGGGTTACCACTTGAATTTTCCGAAAAGTCTCTAACTGATAAAGGTGTTTCAAGTAAGGCTAAATCAAACCGTGGAGTAGGGCTGTACTTGATAAAACAGCTTGCTGATCGTTACCACGGACAATTGGAAATGATAAGTAATAAGGAACATGGAACAAGAATGACGGTTTATTTACCGAAAGAAGATATTTTTGCGCAAGAAGGAATTAATTCAATTGAATATCCTTTTCAAAAAGGAAAGCAAAAATGA